In Rhodocyclaceae bacterium, a single genomic region encodes these proteins:
- a CDS encoding GGDEF domain-containing protein, producing the protein MTPTHIATSLVTRFIAVGLVLLIVGSIASYYRITGFLREDLGQSVAASQRAMADQVARTAEARIDERRQLLERLATALPPIQPGQPERLRAWLAAQHALQTAFSPGLLVADPAGRILARGPSTATFPAGPDIGTDPGFRAALEGGTALGQPQRDAATGHAVLPIATPVWDGNGQRIAVLVGITDLATLAPLGNPATQPAAAGWSHDIVIVSPRDQRVVAAADPARLLQTVAPAGPDTPAGPVAPSLQESGRTVDADGIDQLWAIAAVGGTGWYASVRQPASEALAPVEHTQAFLIQLTLVRSVLVLILVGLVIAWLLRPLHRAARLAEQMTLGEQPLRPLPVAHADEVGHLTTAFNRLIGTLADKQAELEAMAFLDTLTGLPNRKLLVDRTIQALARAERNQTRIALLFLDLDGFKVINDTQGHEAGDEVLREVARRLSRLIRQADTLARLGGDEFVLLAPDNAATGDAPIQALADKCLDAIARPIEWKGFEHRLRVSIGIAVSRTGDDPDSLIAAADAAMYEVKRGGGGGYAQAARGR; encoded by the coding sequence GTGACCCCCACCCATATCGCCACCAGCCTCGTCACCCGCTTCATCGCGGTCGGGCTGGTCCTGCTGATCGTCGGGTCGATCGCCAGCTATTACCGGATCACCGGGTTCCTGCGCGAAGACCTCGGCCAGTCGGTCGCGGCCAGCCAGCGCGCGATGGCCGACCAGGTCGCACGCACCGCCGAGGCACGCATCGACGAGCGGCGCCAGTTGCTGGAACGCCTGGCCACTGCGCTACCCCCGATCCAGCCCGGCCAGCCGGAACGGCTGCGCGCCTGGCTCGCCGCGCAACACGCGCTGCAGACGGCGTTCTCGCCTGGCCTGCTGGTGGCCGATCCCGCGGGCCGCATCCTCGCCCGCGGCCCGTCGACGGCCACCTTCCCGGCGGGGCCGGACATCGGCACGGACCCCGGCTTCCGCGCCGCCCTCGAAGGCGGCACCGCCCTCGGCCAGCCGCAGCGCGATGCCGCCACCGGACACGCGGTGCTGCCGATCGCCACCCCCGTGTGGGACGGTAACGGCCAGCGGATCGCGGTGCTGGTCGGCATCACCGACCTCGCCACCCTGGCCCCGCTCGGCAACCCGGCCACGCAGCCGGCGGCCGCCGGCTGGTCGCACGACATCGTGATCGTCTCCCCGCGCGACCAGCGCGTGGTTGCCGCCGCCGATCCGGCCCGCCTGCTGCAGACGGTCGCGCCCGCCGGCCCGGATACCCCGGCCGGCCCGGTCGCCCCCAGCCTGCAGGAGAGCGGACGCACCGTCGATGCCGACGGCATCGACCAGCTGTGGGCCATTGCCGCGGTCGGCGGCACCGGCTGGTATGCCTCGGTGCGGCAACCGGCCAGCGAGGCGCTGGCACCGGTCGAACACACGCAGGCCTTCCTCATCCAGCTCACCCTCGTCCGCTCCGTGCTGGTCCTGATTCTGGTGGGGCTGGTGATCGCCTGGCTGCTGCGTCCGCTGCACCGGGCGGCGAGGCTGGCCGAGCAGATGACACTCGGCGAGCAGCCGCTGCGGCCGCTGCCGGTCGCGCATGCGGACGAGGTGGGCCATCTCACCACCGCCTTCAACCGGCTGATCGGCACGCTGGCCGACAAGCAGGCCGAACTGGAGGCGATGGCCTTCCTGGACACGCTCACCGGGCTGCCCAACCGCAAGCTGCTGGTCGACCGGACGATCCAGGCACTGGCCCGCGCCGAGCGTAACCAGACCCGGATCGCGCTGCTGTTCCTCGACCTCGACGGCTTCAAGGTGATCAACGACACCCAGGGCCATGAAGCCGGAGACGAGGTGCTGCGCGAGGTTGCACGCCGCCTGTCCCGGCTGATCAGGCAGGCGGACACGCTGGCCCGCCTGGGCGGTGACGAGTTCGTGCTGCTCGCGCCGGACAACGCCGCAACAGGGGATGCACCGATACAGGCGCTGGCCGACAAGTGCCTCGACGCCATCGCTCGGCCGATCGAATGGAAGGGCTTCGAGCACCGGCTGCGGGTGTCGATCGGGATTGCCGTGTCACGCACCGGAGACGATCCGGACAGCCTGATCGCGGCGGCGGATGCGGCGATGTATGAGGTCAAGCGGGGTGGGGGTGGCGGATATGCGCAGGCGGCGCGTGGGCGCTAG
- a CDS encoding geranylgeranyl reductase family protein, translating into MSIRYDAIVVGTGPAGAVAAEALGRAGRRTLLIERERLPRPKTCGGGVTWKAARALGVDLTPLAERTIGTVDLHWRLKASTTMPIGQPLVHMFQRSRFDAWLVERALATGQVELKDGLSVKSVEATDGGVVVRTTHDTFEADYLVGADGAAGPVARSLGLMQERHLLPATEQDIAVDAKTMDRWHDRMALDIGTLHGSYGWVFPKDDHLNVGVGCFSTNSRPAKQLKDYGRRHLAYQLPGPMRVLRTVGFVLPLRPVGAPIQKGRALLAGDAAGLVEAFTGEGIHWALRSGQIAAQAIVDHQVAGARGELAYEARIDAELMPTLLDARRWAHIYLWMPRACYTLPARSPRFWGAVAKIVRGERDYTDVRRRLGVVGRVADWLPVEMG; encoded by the coding sequence ATGAGCATCCGATACGATGCGATCGTCGTCGGCACTGGCCCGGCCGGCGCCGTCGCCGCCGAGGCACTGGGCAGGGCGGGGCGACGCACGCTGCTGATCGAACGCGAACGCCTGCCGCGGCCGAAGACCTGCGGCGGCGGCGTCACCTGGAAGGCGGCACGCGCACTGGGCGTGGACCTCACGCCCCTGGCCGAACGCACGATCGGCACCGTCGACCTGCACTGGCGGCTGAAGGCGTCTACCACGATGCCCATCGGCCAGCCGCTGGTGCACATGTTCCAGCGCAGCCGGTTCGACGCCTGGCTGGTGGAACGCGCGCTGGCCACGGGGCAGGTCGAACTGAAGGACGGGCTGTCGGTGAAGTCCGTCGAAGCGACCGACGGCGGCGTGGTCGTACGCACCACGCACGACACCTTCGAGGCCGACTACCTGGTCGGCGCCGATGGCGCGGCCGGACCGGTGGCCCGCTCGCTCGGGCTGATGCAGGAACGCCACCTGCTGCCTGCGACCGAACAGGACATCGCGGTCGACGCGAAGACCATGGACCGCTGGCACGACCGCATGGCGCTCGACATCGGCACGCTGCACGGCTCCTACGGGTGGGTGTTCCCCAAGGACGACCACCTGAACGTGGGCGTCGGCTGCTTCTCGACGAACTCCCGCCCGGCGAAGCAGCTGAAGGACTACGGCAGGCGACACCTGGCCTACCAGCTGCCCGGGCCGATGCGGGTGCTGCGCACGGTGGGCTTCGTGCTGCCGCTGCGGCCGGTGGGCGCGCCGATCCAGAAGGGGCGGGCGCTGCTGGCGGGCGATGCGGCCGGGCTGGTGGAGGCGTTCACCGGGGAGGGGATCCACTGGGCATTGCGCAGCGGGCAGATCGCGGCGCAGGCGATCGTGGACCACCAGGTTGCAGGAGCGCGCGGTGAACTGGCTTACGAGGCGCGGATCGATGCGGAGCTGATGCCGACGCTGCTGGATGCGCGGCGGTGGGCGCACATCTACCTCTGGATGCCCCGTGCCTGCTACACGCTGCCGGCTCGCAGCCCGAGGTTCTGGGGGGCGGTGGCGAAGATCGTGCGGGGGGAGAGGGATTACACGGATGTGCGGCGGCGGTTGGGGGTGGTGGGAAGGGTGGCGGATTGGTTGCCGGTGGAGATGGGGTAG
- a CDS encoding DUF2891 domain-containing protein has protein sequence MAATDALPAAALCRVALDSLAREWPYRPDVLMADEHDFAVPRERHPLFHTSYDWHSCVHMHWSLLRLLHLHGDALDAGQGEAIVGHFDRTFSEAAVAGEAAVFDRPGYGSFERPYGWGWLLELQAELYRLATDTALTGALPGALPDSLQPAVARWRALLEPLALRIAQSMVDFLPRLGHPVRTGTHSNTAFACVLALDHARTCGHPALQHAITQAAHRWYGRDHAYPAQYEPGGEDFLSAGLCEAVLMHRLLDGCDFADWWHRFAPGPASLGHWLLPVAVGDATDARIVHLHGLNLSRAWCWQALRPGLPQELQEPMARAIDAHRQASLSAALDGDYVATHWLASFALLAEGRGQP, from the coding sequence ATGGCTGCAACGGACGCACTGCCGGCCGCTGCGCTGTGCCGAGTGGCCCTGGACAGCCTCGCGCGCGAATGGCCGTACCGGCCGGACGTGCTCATGGCGGACGAGCACGACTTCGCCGTGCCGCGCGAGCGCCATCCGCTGTTCCACACCAGCTACGACTGGCACTCGTGCGTGCACATGCACTGGAGCCTGCTGCGGCTGCTGCACCTGCATGGCGATGCGCTGGATGCGGGGCAGGGCGAGGCGATCGTCGGGCACTTCGATCGCACGTTCAGCGAGGCGGCGGTGGCAGGCGAAGCGGCGGTGTTCGATCGGCCTGGCTATGGGTCGTTCGAACGTCCGTATGGCTGGGGCTGGCTGCTGGAACTGCAGGCGGAGCTGTATCGGCTTGCCACCGACACCGCGCTGACGGGGGCGCTTCCCGGAGCGCTGCCCGACAGCCTGCAGCCGGCGGTCGCGCGCTGGCGGGCGTTGCTCGAGCCACTCGCGCTGCGCATCGCGCAGTCGATGGTCGACTTCCTGCCGCGCCTCGGCCATCCGGTGCGCACCGGCACCCATTCGAACACCGCGTTCGCCTGCGTGCTCGCGCTCGACCATGCACGCACCTGCGGCCACCCGGCGCTGCAGCATGCGATCACGCAGGCGGCCCATCGCTGGTACGGCCGCGACCACGCCTACCCCGCGCAGTACGAACCCGGCGGCGAGGATTTCCTGTCGGCCGGCCTGTGCGAGGCAGTGCTGATGCACCGGCTGCTCGACGGCTGCGACTTCGCCGACTGGTGGCACCGGTTCGCGCCCGGCCCCGCGTCGCTTGGCCACTGGCTGCTGCCGGTGGCGGTGGGCGATGCTACCGACGCACGCATCGTGCATCTGCACGGGCTCAACCTCTCGCGCGCCTGGTGCTGGCAGGCGCTGCGGCCGGGGCTGCCCCAGGAACTCCAGGAGCCGATGGCGCGCGCGATCGACGCGCACCGCCAGGCCTCGCTGTCGGCTGCGCTCGACGGCGACTATGTCGCAACCCACTGGCTGGCATCGTTCGCACTGCTGGCCGAAGGCAGAGGACAACCATGA
- a CDS encoding DMT family transporter, with amino-acid sequence MIVPGSLWVACTVAAAAGQTLRNAMQHSLIGTVGTAGATHVRFLYGLPFACVFLAVVAALGGIRDPQMGPAFWAWLVLGALTQVLATAMMLVLMQQRSFVVSTAYIKTEPVQIALYGFVFLGDRLGLQAIAGVLVATAGVVLMSWKKAPAAEGAEPGFSAWRAALLGIATGSMFSMSVVGYRGAVLALGDDPFYGRATLALVLALVLQVVLLSLYLRLREPGRLTALVRAWKPSLLAGFLGASASQCWFLAFSLQTAAAVRTVGLIEVVFAALISRRVFAQRSGWREWAGIGMVVGGVALLLAGTF; translated from the coding sequence ATGATCGTGCCGGGTTCGCTCTGGGTCGCCTGCACCGTCGCCGCCGCCGCCGGCCAGACGCTGCGCAACGCCATGCAGCACAGCCTGATCGGCACCGTCGGCACCGCCGGGGCCACCCACGTGCGCTTCCTGTACGGCCTGCCGTTCGCCTGCGTGTTCCTCGCGGTGGTGGCCGCGCTGGGCGGCATCCGCGACCCGCAGATGGGGCCCGCGTTCTGGGCCTGGCTCGTGCTCGGCGCGCTGACCCAGGTGCTGGCCACCGCGATGATGCTGGTGCTGATGCAGCAGCGATCGTTCGTCGTGAGCACCGCGTACATCAAGACCGAGCCGGTGCAGATCGCGTTGTACGGATTCGTGTTCCTCGGCGACCGGCTGGGGCTGCAGGCGATCGCCGGTGTGCTGGTGGCCACCGCCGGCGTGGTGCTGATGTCGTGGAAGAAGGCGCCGGCGGCAGAGGGCGCTGAACCGGGCTTCTCGGCCTGGCGCGCGGCGCTGCTCGGCATCGCCACCGGCAGCATGTTCTCGATGTCGGTAGTCGGCTACCGCGGTGCGGTGCTGGCGCTGGGCGACGATCCGTTCTACGGACGAGCGACGCTGGCGCTGGTGCTCGCACTGGTGCTGCAGGTGGTGCTGCTCTCGCTCTACCTGCGGCTGCGCGAGCCGGGCCGGCTGACCGCGCTGGTGCGCGCCTGGAAGCCGTCGCTGCTCGCCGGCTTCCTCGGCGCGAGCGCCTCGCAGTGCTGGTTCCTCGCTTTCTCGCTGCAGACCGCGGCGGCGGTGCGCACCGTCGGACTGATCGAAGTCGTGTTCGCCGCGCTGATCTCGCGCCGGGTGTTCGCGCAACGCAGCGGGTGGCGCGAGTGGGCGGGCATCGGCATGGTGGTGGGCGGGGTGGCGCTGCTGCTGGCGGGGACGTTCTGA
- a CDS encoding potassium channel family protein, translating to MAGLAGVGGVPAHDNPRAYLWERRLHPVMIVVALIALPAAFIDDGSVDPLLRTVAHAVDLFILLAFVLELGWMLHVVRQRRRYLIRNWLDVLIIAAAVVSLTGAESGWLVLARFARVAVVGMMLVRVLGSLRTLYSPDALPLVFAFAIVSVLVGGAGFYVLEPTVNTFGDGVWLAFATGTTVGYGDFVPTTTAARLWAAVMVLLGFAMLSLLTATLVTMIVGQDETRLRREMHNDIRMLRDEVRALRDQLQAPSSGAASSVAPTAEAAPAAASAPAPGAQAAPPAGSSG from the coding sequence ATGGCCGGCCTGGCAGGCGTCGGCGGGGTGCCGGCGCACGACAACCCGCGTGCCTATCTGTGGGAGCGCCGGCTGCATCCGGTGATGATCGTGGTCGCGCTGATCGCACTGCCGGCCGCGTTCATCGACGATGGGTCGGTCGATCCGCTGCTGCGCACGGTGGCGCATGCGGTCGACCTGTTCATCCTGCTCGCATTCGTGCTCGAGCTGGGCTGGATGCTGCATGTGGTGCGCCAGCGCCGGCGCTACCTGATACGCAACTGGCTTGATGTGCTGATCATCGCTGCCGCAGTCGTGAGCTTGACCGGCGCCGAGTCCGGATGGCTGGTGCTCGCCCGGTTCGCAAGGGTGGCGGTGGTCGGGATGATGCTGGTGCGCGTGCTGGGGTCGCTGCGCACACTCTATTCGCCCGATGCGCTGCCCCTGGTGTTCGCGTTCGCGATCGTGTCGGTGCTGGTCGGCGGTGCCGGCTTCTACGTGCTCGAGCCGACCGTGAACACGTTCGGCGACGGCGTCTGGCTTGCCTTCGCTACCGGCACCACCGTGGGTTACGGCGACTTCGTGCCTACCACCACCGCCGCGCGATTGTGGGCGGCGGTGATGGTGCTGCTCGGCTTCGCCATGCTGTCCCTGCTGACCGCGACCCTGGTGACCATGATCGTCGGCCAGGACGAGACACGGCTGCGGCGCGAGATGCACAACGACATCCGGATGTTGCGCGACGAGGTGCGTGCGCTGCGCGACCAGCTGCAAGCGCCATCGTCCGGGGCAGCTTCCTCGGTCGCGCCGACTGCCGAGGCAGCGCCGGCGGCCGCTTCCGCACCTGCACCCGGCGCGCAGGCCGCCCCGCCCGCTGGCAGTTCCGGATGA
- the pmbA gene encoding metalloprotease PmbA: MSNARFSLSEDTLKQIAADALAHAKMLGASAADAEVNDGFGQGVTVRAREVETIEYTRDKSLGITVYLGQKRGSASTSDFTPKAIRDTVEAALTIARYTGEDDCAGLPDAHRHPVALPELDLYHPWDVSVETAIEIASRCEAAALDFDPRITNSEGSNIYTQQWHFIHANSNGFVGGYPTSRYSLSCSVIGGTGDEMQRDDWYTAARREDELDSAESVGRRAAERTVRRLDARKLDTLQAPVLFDSTLAGGLIGHFVGAVSGGSLYRKSSFLLDSLGTQVFSSNFNLREAPHVPRGLSSAPFDDEGVATTTRDVVTAGVVQGYFLGTYSARKLGMQSTGNAGGSHNLVLESGTLDFDGLLKKMGRGLVVTELLGSGVNSVTGDYSRGAAGFWVEDGAIAYPVHEITIAGNLKEMFRGIVEIGTDVLKRGSKTTGSILIDNMTIAGN, encoded by the coding sequence ATGAGCAATGCCCGATTCAGCCTGTCCGAAGACACCCTGAAGCAGATCGCCGCAGACGCGCTCGCCCATGCGAAGATGCTCGGTGCCAGCGCGGCGGATGCGGAAGTGAACGACGGTTTCGGCCAGGGAGTGACCGTGCGTGCGCGCGAGGTCGAGACGATCGAGTACACGCGCGACAAGTCGCTCGGCATCACGGTCTACCTGGGCCAGAAGCGGGGTTCGGCCAGCACCTCCGACTTCACCCCGAAAGCGATCCGCGACACGGTCGAGGCAGCGCTGACCATTGCGCGCTACACCGGCGAGGACGACTGCGCCGGGTTGCCCGATGCACATCGCCATCCGGTGGCGCTGCCTGAACTCGACCTGTACCACCCGTGGGACGTATCGGTCGAGACGGCGATCGAGATCGCCAGCCGCTGCGAGGCGGCCGCGCTCGACTTCGATCCGCGCATCACGAATTCCGAAGGCTCGAACATCTACACCCAGCAGTGGCACTTCATCCATGCCAACTCCAACGGCTTCGTCGGTGGCTATCCGACCTCGCGCTACAGCCTGTCGTGCTCGGTGATCGGCGGGACGGGCGACGAGATGCAGCGCGACGACTGGTACACCGCGGCGCGGCGCGAAGACGAGCTCGATTCGGCGGAGTCGGTCGGCCGGCGCGCGGCAGAGCGCACGGTGCGCCGCCTGGACGCGCGCAAGCTCGACACGCTGCAGGCTCCGGTGCTGTTCGATTCGACGCTGGCCGGCGGCCTCATCGGGCATTTCGTCGGTGCCGTGTCCGGCGGCTCGCTGTACCGCAAGTCGTCCTTCCTGCTCGACAGCCTCGGCACGCAGGTGTTCTCGTCGAACTTCAACCTGCGTGAGGCGCCGCACGTGCCGCGTGGCCTGTCGAGCGCGCCGTTCGACGACGAGGGCGTGGCCACCACCACGCGCGACGTGGTCACCGCCGGCGTCGTGCAGGGTTACTTCCTCGGCACCTATTCGGCGCGCAAGCTCGGCATGCAAAGCACCGGCAATGCCGGTGGCAGTCACAATCTGGTGCTGGAGAGCGGCACTCTGGACTTCGACGGCCTGCTGAAGAAGATGGGCCGTGGGCTGGTGGTGACCGAACTGCTCGGCAGCGGCGTCAATTCAGTGACCGGTGACTATTCGCGGGGTGCTGCCGGCTTCTGGGTCGAGGATGGCGCGATCGCCTATCCGGTGCACGAGATCACCATCGCGGGCAATCTGAAGGAGATGTTCCGCGGCATCGTCGAGATCGGCACCGACGTGCTCAAGCGCGGCTCGAAGACCACGGGTTCGATCCTGATCGACAACATGACCATCGCCGGCAACTGA